The Limosilactobacillus panis DNA segment TGCCGCTTGATACCGGCGAGGATGTGGTCCATTAGTGGCGTTCCTAGTCCTTGTCCACGGTAGTCCTTAGCAATCACGACCCGGCCGAAGGTAACGTGATCACCCGTGGTGAAGTAGCGCGCATAAGCAACTAATTCCTGGCCGGCCATGCAGAAAACATGGCGGGCTTGCGGGTCATCGTCGTCGGGGTCGTAGTAGGCGCTGTCCTGTTCGGTATTGAAGACCAGGGCCCGGAGCTTATAAATCTTAAACAGTTCGTGAACGGTTAGTTCGTCAAAATCCTTGTCATACCAGTCCATTGTTACTTCTCCGGTTGAACTTCGTGTGGGGACTTCTTACCAGCGAGGACGGTGAGGACGTCCTCCAGTGAGAAGTCGACCATGTTCTT contains these protein-coding regions:
- a CDS encoding GNAT family N-acetyltransferase is translated as MDWYDKDFDELTVHELFKIYKLRALVFNTEQDSAYYDPDDDDPQARHVFCMAGQELVAYARYFTTGDHVTFGRVVIAKDYRGQGLGTPLMDHILAGIKRHFPGKEIIIHAQVQVEGYYRKFGFKSYGDQFIEADRKHVHMKHPGL